The Agromyces mangrovi genome contains a region encoding:
- a CDS encoding class II fructose-bisphosphate aldolase, which produces MPLTPTLDILHAARSAGAGVGAFNVVLLETAEALVRAAECTRMPIVLQISENCVAYHGGLRPVARATLALADAATVPVAVHLDHAELPDLAFEAIDLGFGSVMYDGSRLAVDENIATTQRVVAHAHAAGVAVEAELGEIGGKDGAHAPHVRTDPIEAACFVDATGVDALAVAVGSSHAMTARTAALDVDLIARIRAAVDVPLVLHGSSGVPDDTIVAGIRAGLVKINVSTHLNSAFTSVVREMLDSDETTVDPRRYIGRARSAVADEAARMLRVFRAAGATLEGAVGA; this is translated from the coding sequence ATGCCCCTGACTCCCACACTCGACATCCTCCACGCGGCGCGAAGCGCCGGCGCGGGCGTGGGTGCGTTCAACGTGGTGCTGCTGGAGACGGCGGAGGCCCTCGTCCGCGCCGCAGAGTGCACGCGCATGCCGATCGTGCTCCAGATCTCGGAGAACTGCGTCGCGTATCACGGCGGCCTGCGGCCCGTCGCACGCGCGACGCTCGCCCTCGCCGACGCGGCGACCGTACCCGTCGCGGTCCACCTGGACCACGCCGAACTGCCCGACCTGGCGTTCGAGGCCATCGATCTCGGGTTCGGATCGGTCATGTACGACGGTTCCCGCCTCGCCGTCGACGAGAACATCGCGACCACGCAGCGGGTCGTCGCGCACGCGCACGCCGCCGGGGTCGCGGTCGAGGCCGAGCTGGGTGAGATCGGCGGGAAGGACGGTGCACACGCCCCGCACGTTCGCACCGATCCGATCGAAGCGGCGTGCTTCGTCGACGCGACCGGTGTCGACGCGCTCGCGGTGGCCGTCGGGTCCTCGCACGCCATGACCGCGCGGACGGCAGCGCTCGACGTCGACCTCATCGCCCGCATCCGCGCCGCGGTCGACGTGCCGCTCGTGCTGCACGGCTCGTCCGGGGTGCCCGACGACACCATCGTCGCGGGCATCCGCGCGGGTCTGGTCAAGATCAACGTGTCGACCCACCTCAACTCCGCGTTCACCTCCGTGGTTCGTGAGATGCTCGACTCCGACGAGACGACCGTCGACCCGCGCCGCTACATCGGGCGTGCCCGCAGCGCCGTCGCCGACGAGGCGGCGCGCATGCTGCGGGTGTTCCGGGCGGCGGGCGCGACGCTGGAAGGAGCTGTCGGCGCGTGA
- a CDS encoding DeoR/GlpR family DNA-binding transcription regulator, translated as MNRTERLTAVLDLLAVSGRVEVDDIVHRLGVSVATARRDLDALAQQQLLTRTRGGAIAHSVAYDLPLRYKNQQRPEEKLAIARAAVALIPRGAVIGLCGGTTTTAIADALTSRPDIMEPASDPGLTVVTNAINIGMLLSPRPQIKTVMTGGVVHARSYELVGSYADAVIGSISLDIAFIGANGLDAEVGPTCHDEQEAAVNAVLAARARRAVVVTDSAKIDRRAFATIGPRDLFSTIVTDDSITTEQLRRLEESGYEVIVAG; from the coding sequence GTGAACCGGACCGAACGGCTGACCGCGGTGCTCGACCTGCTCGCAGTGTCGGGGCGGGTCGAGGTCGACGACATCGTCCACCGGCTGGGCGTATCGGTCGCGACCGCCCGGCGCGACCTCGACGCGCTGGCCCAGCAGCAGCTGCTCACGCGCACGCGCGGTGGAGCGATCGCGCATTCGGTGGCGTACGACCTCCCGCTGCGCTACAAGAACCAGCAGCGTCCCGAGGAGAAGCTCGCCATCGCCCGTGCGGCGGTGGCACTCATCCCGCGCGGTGCAGTGATCGGCCTCTGCGGCGGCACGACGACCACCGCGATCGCCGACGCGCTGACCAGCCGCCCGGACATCATGGAGCCCGCCTCCGACCCCGGGCTCACGGTCGTGACCAACGCCATCAACATCGGCATGCTCCTCTCGCCGCGCCCGCAGATCAAGACCGTGATGACCGGGGGCGTCGTGCACGCGCGCTCCTACGAGCTGGTCGGCAGCTACGCGGATGCGGTCATCGGGTCGATCTCGCTCGACATCGCCTTCATCGGGGCGAACGGGCTCGACGCCGAGGTCGGCCCGACCTGCCACGACGAGCAGGAGGCCGCGGTCAACGCGGTGCTCGCGGCGCGCGCCCGTCGGGCGGTCGTGGTCACCGACTCGGCGAAGATCGACCGCCGCGCCTTCGCGACGATCGGTCCGCGCGACCTGTTCTCGACCATCGTCACCGACGACTCGATCACGACCGAGCAGCTGCGGCGGCTCGAGGAGTCGGGGTACGAGGTGATCGTCGCCGGCTAG
- a CDS encoding SIS domain-containing protein — protein MAAELASQPETWTRAAGMTVEQHRLPAGGARVAVIGCGTSWFIAQSYAALRERGGFGRTDAFTASELPQDREYDAVVALTRSGTTTEVLQAVARLRGRVPVIGVVGDADSPLVDLVDDVVALPFADERSVVQTRFATTALALLRASLGERLDRVIADAETVLAEELPEHLVGADQVTFLASGWAIGLAHEAALKMRESAQAWTESYPAMEYRHGPISIAAPGRVTWNFGSAPDGLAREVAATGATFEQRDLDPMAELVRAHRVALERARRAGLDPDSPRNLARSVVLGS, from the coding sequence ATGGCGGCCGAGCTCGCGAGCCAGCCGGAGACCTGGACCCGGGCAGCCGGCATGACCGTCGAGCAGCACCGCCTTCCGGCCGGCGGCGCCCGCGTCGCCGTGATCGGCTGCGGCACCTCCTGGTTCATCGCCCAGAGCTACGCCGCCCTGCGCGAGCGCGGCGGGTTCGGTCGCACGGATGCCTTCACCGCATCCGAACTCCCGCAGGACAGAGAGTACGATGCCGTCGTCGCACTCACGCGTTCCGGAACGACGACCGAGGTGCTGCAGGCGGTCGCGCGGCTGCGCGGACGCGTGCCAGTGATCGGCGTCGTCGGCGACGCCGACTCGCCCCTCGTCGACCTGGTGGACGACGTCGTGGCGCTGCCGTTCGCGGACGAGCGCTCCGTCGTGCAGACCCGTTTCGCGACGACCGCGCTCGCACTGCTCCGGGCGTCCCTCGGCGAGCGGCTGGACCGCGTGATCGCCGATGCGGAGACCGTGCTCGCCGAGGAGCTCCCCGAACACCTCGTCGGCGCCGACCAGGTCACCTTCCTCGCCTCGGGCTGGGCAATCGGCCTCGCGCACGAGGCGGCGTTGAAGATGAGGGAGTCGGCGCAGGCCTGGACCGAGTCGTATCCCGCAATGGAATACCGGCACGGCCCGATCTCGATCGCCGCCCCCGGCCGCGTGACCTGGAACTTCGGTTCGGCACCCGACGGGCTCGCCCGCGAGGTCGCGGCCACCGGCGCCACGTTCGAGCAGCGCGACCTCGACCCCATGGCCGAGCTCGTGCGCGCCCACCGGGTGGCCCTCGAACGTGCGCGACGCGCCGGTCTCGACCCGGATTCGCCCCGCAACCTCGCCCGATCGGTCGTGCTGGGCTCATGA
- a CDS encoding alpha-L-fucosidase, whose translation MTTHEPEHPEVYRAFARETPAWFPEAKLGIFIHWGPYSVPAWAEPIGALGTIDSHQWYAHNPYAEWYFNTIRIEEARRSVTRPRCSVGRRTTTSSTPGAPSGSTPTR comes from the coding sequence ATGACCACACACGAACCCGAACACCCTGAGGTCTACCGCGCGTTCGCGCGCGAGACTCCGGCCTGGTTCCCGGAGGCGAAGCTCGGCATCTTCATCCATTGGGGGCCCTACTCCGTTCCGGCCTGGGCCGAGCCGATCGGTGCGCTCGGGACGATCGATTCCCACCAGTGGTACGCGCACAACCCGTACGCGGAGTGGTACTTCAACACCATCCGCATCGAGGAAGCCCGGCGCAGCGTCACCAGGCCGAGGTGTTCGGTGGGGCGCCGTACGACGACTTCCTCGACGCCTGGCGCGCCGAGCGGTTCGACGCCGACGCGATGA
- a CDS encoding carbohydrate ABC transporter permease, protein MHLILIVGAVLMVFPFLWQTLTAFKTYATSVQVPPVLFPDPWTITNFVEVFDTLPFGQMFVNSVLLTIGRTVGQVVLCTMAGYAFARMEFRGRNLVFILFLSVLMVPTQLYLLPQYEIIVQLGWLNTLQALIVPGIFSAFGTFLMRQFFMSLPMELEEAARLDGANQWQTFWKVMVPLAKPGIIALTVFTVLWSWNDLLWPLVVTTDPERMPLSVGLSQLVSVYNTDYPLLMAGSLLATIPMLITFIVLQRQFIEGIAFSGMK, encoded by the coding sequence GTGCACCTGATCCTCATCGTCGGGGCGGTCCTGATGGTGTTCCCGTTCCTCTGGCAGACCCTCACCGCATTCAAGACCTACGCCACGTCGGTGCAGGTGCCCCCGGTGCTGTTCCCGGACCCGTGGACCATCACGAACTTCGTCGAGGTCTTCGACACGCTCCCGTTCGGCCAGATGTTCGTCAACTCCGTGCTGCTGACCATCGGCCGCACGGTCGGGCAGGTGGTGCTGTGCACCATGGCCGGGTACGCGTTCGCGCGGATGGAGTTCCGGGGACGCAACCTCGTGTTCATCCTGTTCCTGTCGGTGCTGATGGTGCCCACGCAGCTGTACCTGCTGCCGCAGTACGAGATCATCGTGCAACTCGGCTGGCTGAACACGCTGCAGGCGCTCATCGTGCCCGGCATCTTCAGCGCCTTCGGGACGTTCCTGATGCGGCAGTTCTTCATGTCGCTCCCCATGGAGCTCGAGGAGGCGGCCCGCCTGGACGGCGCCAACCAGTGGCAGACCTTCTGGAAGGTGATGGTTCCGCTGGCCAAGCCGGGCATCATCGCCCTCACGGTCTTCACGGTGCTGTGGTCCTGGAACGACCTGCTCTGGCCGCTGGTGGTCACCACCGACCCCGAGCGGATGCCCCTCTCGGTGGGCCTGTCGCAGCTGGTCAGCGTCTACAACACCGACTACCCCCTGCTGATGGCGGGCTCGCTCCTGGCGACGATCCCGATGCTCATCACGTTCATCGTGCTGCAGCGGCAGTTCATCGAGGGCATCGCCTTCTCCGGAATGAAGTGA
- a CDS encoding carbohydrate ABC transporter permease, with translation MFIGPMAIGLAAFYLWPTVRTFFMSFTDAGPFSGGSFVGLDNYFALFQDPELLGALRNTAVYTIIALVGIPIAVAIAALLNTAGLKGRGVYRTLYFIPVVTMPAAIGLVWRLIYNGDYGILNQALGIIGIEGRSWLTDGSTALAAIVVVGIWAGLGTAIVIFLAGLQGIPKSLMEAAELDGAGPVRKFFSITIPMLSPSIFFVSVITVIGALQVFDLIYMMLGRNNPALPEIRTVVFLFYEAGFVDNHRGYAAAIAMVLLVIILVLTAIQFRLQKKWVHYE, from the coding sequence GTGTTCATCGGCCCCATGGCGATCGGCCTCGCCGCGTTCTACCTGTGGCCGACCGTGCGCACCTTCTTCATGTCGTTCACCGACGCCGGCCCGTTCAGCGGCGGATCCTTCGTCGGCCTGGACAACTACTTCGCACTGTTCCAGGACCCCGAGCTGCTCGGCGCACTGCGCAACACGGCCGTCTACACGATCATCGCCCTCGTGGGCATCCCCATCGCCGTCGCCATCGCAGCGCTGCTGAACACGGCGGGCCTGAAGGGGCGCGGCGTGTACCGCACGCTCTACTTCATCCCGGTGGTCACGATGCCCGCGGCGATCGGGCTCGTCTGGCGGCTGATCTACAACGGTGACTACGGCATCCTGAACCAGGCCCTCGGCATCATCGGCATCGAGGGGCGGTCCTGGCTGACCGACGGGAGCACCGCGCTCGCCGCCATCGTGGTCGTCGGCATCTGGGCCGGCCTCGGAACGGCGATCGTCATCTTCCTCGCCGGGCTCCAGGGCATCCCGAAGTCGCTCATGGAGGCCGCCGAGCTCGACGGCGCAGGGCCCGTGCGGAAGTTCTTCTCGATCACGATCCCGATGCTGAGCCCCTCGATCTTCTTCGTCAGCGTGATCACCGTGATCGGCGCACTGCAGGTGTTCGACCTCATCTACATGATGCTCGGCCGCAACAACCCGGCGCTGCCGGAGATCCGCACCGTGGTCTTCCTCTTCTACGAGGCCGGCTTCGTCGACAACCACCGCGGGTACGCGGCCGCGATCGCGATGGTGCTGCTCGTGATCATCCTCGTGCTGACCGCGATCCAGTTCCGTCTCCAGAAGAAGTGGGTGCACTATGAGTGA
- a CDS encoding ROK family protein, whose protein sequence is MLVDRHGVMLAEARRPTTSPDPAGAGVLDVAHELVKELGGDGDLRVGVVVPGIVDEARGIAVRAVNLGWEGLDLARMLSSRIGRDVAFGHDVRAGAVAEARWGAASGTSGTSGVVVYVAIGTGVAAAVLVEGRPVVSDGWAGEIGQLPVADGPLATRRMEEVASAAALAHRAGLPNGRAVAERAAAGDPQARAAWDDAIGVLADAFAAVTAVVAPELIVVGGGLSRSGDQLLVPLADALDERLGTLRRPRLRTATFGEYSSAFGAAALALGRA, encoded by the coding sequence GTGCTCGTCGACCGCCACGGCGTGATGCTCGCGGAGGCGCGCCGGCCGACGACCTCGCCCGACCCGGCGGGTGCGGGCGTGCTCGATGTCGCGCACGAGCTCGTGAAGGAACTCGGTGGCGACGGCGACCTGCGGGTCGGCGTGGTCGTGCCGGGCATCGTGGACGAGGCCCGCGGCATCGCGGTGCGCGCGGTGAACCTCGGCTGGGAGGGCCTCGATCTCGCGCGCATGCTCTCCTCGCGGATCGGTCGCGATGTGGCGTTCGGTCACGATGTGCGCGCGGGCGCGGTCGCGGAAGCCAGGTGGGGTGCCGCCTCGGGCACCTCGGGCACCTCGGGCGTGGTCGTCTACGTCGCGATCGGTACCGGCGTCGCAGCGGCGGTGCTCGTGGAGGGCCGCCCGGTCGTGAGCGACGGGTGGGCGGGCGAGATCGGCCAGCTGCCGGTCGCGGACGGTCCACTCGCGACTCGCCGCATGGAGGAGGTCGCGTCGGCGGCCGCGCTCGCCCATCGCGCCGGCCTGCCGAACGGGCGCGCCGTCGCCGAACGCGCCGCCGCAGGAGATCCGCAGGCCCGCGCGGCGTGGGATGACGCGATCGGGGTGCTCGCCGACGCGTTCGCGGCCGTCACCGCGGTGGTCGCGCCGGAGCTGATCGTCGTCGGGGGCGGGCTCTCGCGCTCGGGCGATCAGCTGCTCGTCCCGCTCGCGGATGCGCTGGACGAGCGGCTCGGCACCTTGCGCCGACCGCGCCTGCGTACGGCGACCTTCGGTGAGTACTCCTCGGCGTTCGGAGCCGCAGCGCTCGCGCTCGGGCGCGCGTGA
- a CDS encoding ABC transporter substrate-binding protein encodes MHTRHASRPVRTAAAASILTAAALVVSGCASGSNSSSTDPDEPVTLSYAIWDGNQQPAMEAIAAAFTEEHPNVTIDIQLTAFQDYWTKLQTAASGGGAPDVFWMNGPNFQLYASNGVLAPMDGLDTAVYPKGLVDLYTYEGTVYGAPKDLDTIGVWYNTELFDAAGVAYPEAGWTWDDFRETVTALTDPDAGVWGVVAAPYNQMEYYNTIYQAGGEVIDAAGTQTGFGTPEALEGVTFWTDFIENGESPSAQQMTDTEPNSIFQSGLAAMFWNGSWAGGGYASDEAFADAVNVAPLPAGPAGNQSVVHGLANVAYADGEHLDVALEFAEFASGEFAAITQAESGTVIPAYDGTQDAWVQALPQYDLQVFIDALDTAVPYPVSKNTSAWVSVEGEVITQIWAGNVSAEEGLQDLAARVQDALDKE; translated from the coding sequence ATGCACACACGTCACGCATCGAGGCCGGTCCGCACCGCGGCGGCGGCGTCGATCCTCACCGCGGCAGCCCTCGTCGTGAGCGGCTGCGCGAGCGGCAGCAACAGCAGCAGCACCGACCCCGACGAGCCGGTGACCCTCTCGTACGCGATCTGGGACGGCAATCAGCAGCCGGCGATGGAGGCGATCGCGGCAGCGTTCACCGAGGAGCACCCGAACGTGACGATCGACATCCAGCTGACGGCGTTCCAGGACTACTGGACCAAGCTGCAGACCGCCGCATCCGGCGGTGGGGCACCCGACGTGTTCTGGATGAACGGCCCCAACTTCCAGCTCTACGCATCGAACGGCGTGCTGGCCCCGATGGACGGCCTCGACACGGCGGTCTACCCGAAGGGCCTCGTCGACCTGTACACCTACGAGGGCACCGTGTACGGCGCCCCGAAGGACCTCGACACCATCGGCGTCTGGTACAACACGGAACTGTTCGACGCAGCCGGCGTCGCCTACCCCGAGGCGGGCTGGACCTGGGACGACTTCCGCGAGACCGTCACCGCACTCACCGACCCCGACGCCGGGGTCTGGGGTGTCGTCGCAGCCCCGTACAACCAGATGGAGTACTACAACACCATCTACCAGGCAGGCGGCGAGGTCATCGACGCCGCGGGGACGCAGACCGGGTTCGGTACGCCCGAGGCGCTCGAGGGGGTCACGTTCTGGACGGACTTCATCGAGAACGGCGAGTCGCCGTCCGCACAGCAGATGACCGACACCGAGCCGAACTCGATCTTCCAGTCGGGCCTCGCGGCAATGTTCTGGAACGGATCCTGGGCCGGCGGCGGCTACGCGAGCGACGAGGCATTCGCCGACGCGGTGAACGTCGCCCCGCTCCCGGCCGGACCCGCGGGCAACCAGAGCGTCGTGCACGGCCTCGCCAACGTCGCGTACGCCGACGGCGAGCACCTCGACGTCGCCCTCGAGTTCGCCGAGTTCGCCTCGGGCGAGTTCGCCGCCATCACCCAGGCGGAGAGCGGCACCGTCATCCCCGCGTACGACGGCACGCAGGACGCCTGGGTGCAGGCGCTGCCGCAGTACGACCTGCAGGTCTTCATCGACGCCCTCGACACGGCCGTCCCCTATCCGGTGTCCAAGAACACCTCCGCCTGGGTCAGTGTCGAGGGTGAGGTCATCACCCAGATCTGGGCCGGCAACGTCTCCGCGGAGGAGGGTCTCCAGGACCTCGCCGCGCGAGTCCAGGACGCGCTCGACAAGGAGTGA
- a CDS encoding PfkB family carbohydrate kinase, whose amino-acid sequence MNVARVLHATGHDVLVVAPVGGSTGSLFLADLAMSGIRNRVVPTRAETRRSIAAVDTASGQATLLNEPGLPLRAEDADAVDALVLTLSPPAVVALCGSLPRATRHGASDGWWRRSARRARSSSSTRAGRP is encoded by the coding sequence GTGAACGTCGCGCGCGTGCTGCACGCGACCGGGCACGACGTGCTGGTCGTCGCGCCCGTCGGCGGTTCGACCGGCAGCCTGTTCCTCGCGGACCTTGCGATGAGCGGCATCCGGAACCGGGTCGTGCCCACCCGCGCCGAGACCCGACGTTCGATCGCCGCGGTCGACACCGCGAGCGGTCAGGCCACGCTGCTGAACGAACCCGGGCTCCCCCTGCGAGCCGAGGACGCGGACGCCGTCGACGCCCTCGTGCTCACCCTGTCGCCACCAGCCGTCGTCGCGCTCTGCGGGAGCCTCCCCCGGGCTACCCGCCACGGCGCCTCGGACGGCTGGTGGCGGCGCTCCGCGCGCAGGGCACGATCGTCGTCGTCGACACGAGCGGGCCGGCCCTGA
- a CDS encoding alpha-L-fucosidase: MFGGAPYDDFLDAWRAERFDADAMMRLVADSGARYVVPTTKHHDGVTLWDAPGTGDRNTVRRGPRRDLVGEFRDAARRAGLRFGTYYSGGLDWHATGQPAITSDADHERRPVDAAYADYAFAHVADLIERYTPDLLWGDIEWPDHGKPDGPTSLAELFRRFYRASPDGVVNDRWGRTHWDFRTSEYEYGRDLESGVWEHCRGIGYSFGYNRLEDAEQSLSAEDAVRYFVDIVARGGNLLLNVGPTAAGELPELQRATLAGLGAWNRAHGDAIFGSRPLDAAVARASDEPWVRWTRTGDLAHAFVDAPAGVAVPLDADGGALDLDAATASPGALAEREGDRLVVTVREQALRGPVRVDLPMRARP, from the coding sequence GTGTTCGGTGGGGCGCCGTACGACGACTTCCTCGACGCCTGGCGCGCCGAGCGGTTCGACGCCGACGCGATGATGCGACTGGTCGCAGACAGCGGGGCGCGGTACGTCGTACCCACGACCAAGCACCACGACGGGGTGACGCTCTGGGACGCGCCGGGCACGGGCGACCGCAACACCGTTCGCCGGGGGCCTCGGCGTGACCTGGTCGGCGAGTTCCGAGATGCCGCGCGCCGCGCCGGCCTCCGGTTCGGCACCTACTACTCGGGCGGCCTCGACTGGCACGCCACGGGGCAACCCGCCATCACGTCTGACGCCGACCACGAACGTCGTCCGGTCGACGCGGCCTACGCCGACTACGCGTTCGCCCATGTCGCCGACCTCATCGAGCGCTACACCCCGGACCTCCTCTGGGGCGACATCGAGTGGCCGGACCACGGAAAGCCGGACGGCCCGACCTCGCTCGCCGAGCTCTTCCGCCGGTTCTACCGCGCGTCTCCCGACGGGGTCGTGAACGACCGGTGGGGACGCACCCACTGGGACTTCCGCACGAGCGAGTACGAGTACGGACGGGATCTCGAGTCGGGTGTCTGGGAGCACTGCCGGGGCATCGGCTACTCGTTCGGGTACAACCGACTCGAGGATGCCGAGCAGTCGTTGTCGGCCGAGGACGCGGTGCGCTACTTCGTCGACATCGTCGCCCGCGGCGGCAACCTCCTGCTGAACGTCGGGCCGACGGCGGCCGGGGAGCTCCCCGAACTCCAGCGTGCGACCCTCGCCGGCCTCGGCGCGTGGAACCGCGCGCACGGCGATGCGATCTTCGGCTCCCGCCCCCTCGACGCCGCCGTCGCCCGTGCGTCCGACGAGCCATGGGTGCGTTGGACGCGCACCGGCGACCTCGCACATGCGTTCGTCGACGCTCCCGCCGGCGTCGCGGTCCCGCTCGACGCCGACGGCGGCGCGCTCGACCTCGACGCGGCGACGGCGTCGCCCGGAGCACTCGCCGAACGCGAGGGCGACCGCCTCGTGGTCACTGTGCGCGAGCAGGCGTTGCGCGGTCCGGTGCGGGTCGACCTACCGATGCGCGCTCGCCCCTGA
- a CDS encoding ROK family protein — MSAPSSTTTLLGDGPAVLAFDVGGTHVKSALVDTRGRMLGVRRHPTVRDASAPGRSVVAQLGYLAEALRDAHRDVRPLVAGVSVPGIVDERTHRAIYSSNLGWRNEPLYDLVRSSLRLPVAFGHDVRGAGQAELRLGAARSRRDVVIVTIGTGISATLIVDGRVRARGGYAGEIGHMLSDAAGAECACGSRGCLETIASASAIARRYFERTGEAVAGAREVRDRMAAGDPHAARIWDDAVDALAVQLQRLSVVLAPELIVVGGGLAAAGDALIVPLRRRLDALMASERRPRVVRTALGDDAGLVGAALAARDLATGAAAGMSA; from the coding sequence ATGAGCGCACCGTCTTCGACGACCACCCTGCTCGGCGACGGGCCGGCGGTGCTCGCGTTCGACGTGGGCGGTACGCACGTGAAGTCCGCACTCGTCGACACCCGTGGGCGCATGCTCGGCGTCCGCCGCCACCCCACGGTGCGCGATGCGTCCGCACCGGGCCGGTCGGTGGTCGCCCAGTTGGGGTACCTCGCCGAGGCGCTCCGAGATGCGCATCGCGATGTGCGCCCGCTCGTCGCCGGGGTCTCGGTACCCGGCATCGTCGACGAGCGGACCCACCGGGCCATCTACTCCTCGAACCTGGGTTGGCGCAACGAGCCGCTGTACGACCTGGTTCGCAGTTCCCTCCGGCTGCCGGTCGCGTTCGGTCACGACGTGCGGGGCGCGGGTCAGGCGGAGCTGCGGCTCGGCGCGGCCCGCTCGCGCCGAGACGTGGTGATCGTCACGATCGGAACCGGCATCTCGGCGACCCTGATCGTCGACGGACGCGTCCGCGCCCGCGGCGGCTACGCCGGTGAGATCGGGCACATGCTGAGCGATGCGGCCGGCGCCGAGTGCGCATGCGGCTCGCGCGGATGCCTCGAGACCATCGCGTCGGCATCGGCGATCGCCCGTCGCTACTTCGAGCGCACGGGCGAGGCCGTCGCGGGCGCTCGGGAGGTGCGCGACCGCATGGCGGCGGGCGACCCGCACGCCGCGCGGATCTGGGACGACGCAGTGGATGCGCTCGCCGTGCAGCTGCAACGACTGTCGGTCGTGCTCGCACCCGAGCTGATCGTGGTCGGCGGTGGTCTCGCGGCGGCGGGCGACGCCCTCATCGTCCCGCTGCGCCGGCGCCTCGACGCGTTGATGGCGTCGGAGCGCAGGCCCCGGGTGGTGCGCACCGCGCTGGGCGACGACGCCGGCCTGGTCGGGGCCGCACTCGCGGCGCGCGACCTCGCGACCGGTGCGGCGGCGGGGATGTCGGCATGA
- a CDS encoding NADP-dependent oxidoreductase, with product MRALVIDATGDPEQLRIGEVPDPVRVSDEVLVRVAAAGVNPIDAKTRAGRGVSGAIDAWPSVLGLDFAGVVEQTPTAMHPLQPGTRVYGMTRVPRTTGSYGELAAVSSLSVTTAPSSLSLTEAAAVPVAALTAWAAVVETAKAHDGQRMLIHAAAGGVGHFAVQFAAYFGVRVTATCSAENAEFVRSLGAHRVIDYRSERFEHVAGQQDAVIDLMGNVVDDVGTRSLEVVRPGGLVVNVPTKSWPSLEADAAERGVLATGLSVAPDARTLAVITRLIDDGSVRVHVDRVLDLADGAEAHRLVEAGHVRGKLVLKVADLD from the coding sequence ATGAGGGCACTGGTGATCGACGCGACCGGAGATCCCGAACAGCTGCGAATCGGCGAGGTGCCCGACCCGGTGCGCGTCTCCGACGAGGTGCTCGTGCGCGTCGCCGCCGCGGGCGTCAACCCGATCGACGCGAAGACGCGCGCGGGCCGGGGCGTCTCGGGGGCGATCGACGCGTGGCCGAGCGTGCTCGGGCTCGACTTCGCCGGCGTCGTCGAGCAGACGCCGACGGCGATGCATCCGCTGCAACCCGGCACCCGCGTGTACGGCATGACCCGGGTGCCCCGCACGACCGGCAGCTACGGCGAGCTCGCCGCCGTCTCGTCGCTGAGCGTGACCACCGCGCCGTCGAGCCTGTCGCTCACCGAGGCCGCCGCGGTGCCGGTCGCTGCGCTCACCGCGTGGGCGGCCGTGGTCGAGACCGCCAAGGCGCACGACGGGCAGCGCATGCTCATCCACGCGGCCGCGGGCGGCGTGGGCCACTTCGCCGTGCAGTTCGCCGCGTACTTCGGCGTGCGCGTGACCGCGACCTGCTCGGCCGAGAACGCCGAGTTCGTGCGCTCACTCGGCGCGCACCGCGTCATCGACTACCGCAGCGAGCGCTTCGAGCACGTTGCCGGCCAGCAGGACGCGGTGATCGACCTCATGGGCAACGTGGTCGACGACGTGGGCACCCGCTCGCTCGAGGTGGTGCGACCGGGCGGCCTGGTCGTCAATGTGCCGACGAAGAGCTGGCCGAGCCTCGAAGCGGATGCCGCGGAGCGCGGCGTGCTCGCCACCGGGCTGTCGGTGGCGCCCGACGCCCGTACGCTCGCCGTGATCACGCGCCTCATCGATGACGGGTCGGTGCGGGTGCACGTCGACCGCGTGCTCGACTTGGCCGACGGCGCCGAGGCGCACCGCCTGGTCGAGGCGGGCCACGTGCGCGGCAAGCTCGTGCTGAAGGTCGCCGACCTGGACTGA
- a CDS encoding PfkB family carbohydrate kinase, whose protein sequence is MAALRAQGTIVVVDTSGPALMEASYAGADLVAPNREELAAVAGTDDFDAGIDALLAAGAGGVVATDGAAGLTVALRRSRCRARLESSVEPRNPTGAGDAAVASLAAHLADAAPTAGDDALVLARRAAAWSASAVTMPLAGELAPDHDAWASRVVVTVARTEPACP, encoded by the coding sequence GTGGCGGCGCTCCGCGCGCAGGGCACGATCGTCGTCGTCGACACGAGCGGGCCGGCCCTGATGGAGGCGTCGTACGCGGGTGCCGACCTCGTCGCGCCCAACCGCGAGGAGCTCGCGGCGGTTGCGGGCACCGACGACTTCGATGCCGGGATCGACGCCCTGCTGGCGGCCGGTGCAGGCGGCGTCGTCGCAACCGACGGCGCGGCGGGCCTGACCGTCGCGCTGCGCCGGTCCCGGTGCCGGGCTCGCCTCGAGTCGTCCGTCGAGCCTCGGAATCCGACCGGGGCGGGAGACGCCGCCGTCGCCTCACTCGCCGCGCACCTGGCCGATGCGGCGCCCACCGCCGGCGACGACGCTTTGGTGCTCGCGCGACGCGCGGCGGCCTGGTCGGCCTCCGCCGTCACCATGCCGCTCGCCGGCGAACTCGCCCCCGATCACGACGCATGGGCGTCGCGCGTCGTCGTGACCGTCGCTCGAACGGAGCCCGCATGCCCCTGA